In the Nicotiana tabacum cultivar K326 chromosome 16, ASM71507v2, whole genome shotgun sequence genome, one interval contains:
- the LOC142170392 gene encoding uncharacterized protein LOC142170392: MVKDCMEHAKRCQECQFHANYIYQAPKPLHPTVVSWTFDAWGLDVVGPLPSHQRDKCTYWLLQTTSLDGLKLFHSRRYGIPRYIITDNGTPFDNKLKKVFAKNKRDRHERIGEALWAYMTTFRTATQATPYSLVYGVEAVLTLEQQIPSLRIAIQEGLMSEENAQLFLAELEALDEKRLEAQQKLECYQAQLANAFNKKVRP, encoded by the exons ATGGTGAAGGATTGCATGGAGCATGCCAAAAGATGTCAAGAGTGTCAGTTTCATGCCAACTACATCTATCAAGCTCCAAAGCCTCTTCATCCAACTGTAGTTTCATGGACTTTTGATGCATGGGGACTTGACGTTGTTGGACCGCTTCCAAGTCATCAAAGGGATAAATGTACATATTGGCTGCTACAGACTACTTCTCTAGATGGGCTGAAGCTGTTCCACTCAAGGAG GTATGGCATACCAAGATACATAATCACTGATAATGGAACGCCATTTGACAACAAGCTC AAGAAAGTTTTTGCAAAGAACAAGAGAGACCGGCATGAGAGAATCGGTGAAGCTTTGTGGGCATACATGACAACCTTCAGAACTGCTACACAAGCAACTCCTTACTCTTTGGTATATGGCGTAGAAGCAGTCCTGACGTTGGAGCAACAAATTCCATCATTGCGGATAGCAATCCAAGAAGGACTCATGTCCGAGGAGAATGCTCAACTTTTCCTAGCAGAGTTAGAGGCactagatgagaaaagattggaagCGCAACAAAAATTGGAGTGCTATCAAGCTCAACTAGCTAATGCcttcaacaagaaagtgcggccatGA
- the LOC142170393 gene encoding uncharacterized protein LOC142170393 encodes MKILQLEIYGDSKMIINQHLGSYEVKKEDLLPYHQYASGLLERFDQVFLNHIPREANRRDDALANLAMTMALGENESTKVYVCHQWVIPRLLNLKINGSYHTSVRVIEEKDWRKQLIEYLEHGKLPQDLRQRTDIKRRAPRFIFYKGALFHRCFEGLFLRFLDKEEAHQTMEEAHYGSSGAH; translated from the coding sequence ATGAAGATTCTACAGTTGGAGATCTACGGTGACTCTAAAATGATCATCAACCAACATTTGGGGAGTTACGAGGTAAAGAAGGAAGATCTCTTGCCATACCATCAATATGCTTCTGGTTTACTTGAAAGATTCGACCAAGTGTTCTTAAACCACATCCCAAGAGAAGCAAATCGCAGGGACGATGCTTTGGCTAACTTAGCCATGACCATGGCACTTGGAGAGAATGAGTCAACAAAGGTATATGTGTGTCATCAATGGGTTATTCCTAGACTTCTTAATCTTAAAATCAATGGAAGCTATCATACATCTGTTCGAGTGATTGAAGAGAAAGATTGGAGGAAACAACTGATAGAGTACCTTGAACACGGAAAGTTACCTCAGGACCTGCGACAAAGAACAGACATCAAACGAAGAGCACCACGATTCATCTTCTATAAGGGGGCATTGTTTCACCGCTGTTTTGAAGGACTATTCTTGAGATTTCTTGACaaagaagaagcccaccaaaCTATGGAGGAAGCACATTATGGCTCAAGTGGAGCACATTAA